The Perca fluviatilis chromosome 2, GENO_Pfluv_1.0, whole genome shotgun sequence genome includes a region encoding these proteins:
- the igsf10 gene encoding immunoglobulin superfamily member 10, which translates to MSVCGCSASYLWRWLLKALLFLAAVLPSSGDCPKSCACNVPTELHCTFRYLTAIPDHIQPAVERINLGYNSITVLRENDLSGLENLELLMLHSNTIHSIDDRAFQDLRSLQVLKMSFNKVKEIKKETFKGMDSLLRLHMDHNHIEFISPEAFYGLTKLQLVQLEGNHLQQLHPDTFITLRHSQVFKLSSVRNIHLSDNLLTTMPENIFSGCSQLENLFLHGNPWTCDCRMTWFSVWAQRNTGVLKCKRDRTYPRGQLCPLCENPAPYHNRPLSLLPGVSFTCTKPWLQPHLKQKNISLNEGDFTPVSPKDFVAPLGSIQMKLADQFHNDASLSCTVQRPSAFENLTQTLEEEEGKNVTLLTAGITAYLVCNIDYEHIQQLWQILATYSDSPLTMERGVMLARSPEMVYRYSQMKTKEGEEGIHTNIEAEIKASPAWLLQGEVSFQLDRTTTTFSTLHIKYQSVVNLRVENASPKKDHYSWTMIKRDNQTKTEHTVLTGGVVQLSCQIRGEPKPLLEWILPDGNKVRAPYSSEDRRIIISADGKLTLRGADASDTGLYRCITTNYLDADILVFRVTVLSPDVEEAEVNGVQLSMPLGEKLVLDCSSSGSPEALAQWVLPDHSVLDKSHGNRKVYENGTLLIQGLTARDRGFYRCLVSNHLGVDLLVSQVTVTGETSEKVTVLDSEGSGLKTEDKVGLSLTENTVTLNEIPSSSPSDRTSQESRTITSDRPYPRLRSQAGGGRLGQRRRGTVGKRRIWSSRVFDKASRKVDPHKFAELMKKAQDGSRIKTGTEKEGAKYEDSNTGLSGDGEIGSGEDHKEDHIIIVPKIVKPTTDNPQKGRVFGEKRQPETSTTTQTSQDSNLATMGAHQTVGIESTVSNRIDVSQVSENKNTPTTESYMQSDSTPMEFTFTHHPTGRSKSQSDAVTPYNTVSQNAGLFSFDETTELYALERASKPGLSNLPVTLQLTVTDTSEETQLQFSGEQPAEFETSTGAALSFTTDPHVTPMRDGPGPVELVIHTSTDPESQTTYTAVAATERQQDAITFHTTQTIKSPRLTAGSTIISRQQIQIIPHKNSRGGGRRRTFQGRRRIIKPNKITNIQSLINKLKQPSSKKEGNDTVPYRIELTTDCDEDKKKTATTDLQMVTPTASSSSSLHRTERPASTQKTAASTTDYYITSNAPFTHTESRPDVSSGYMTSADAPEFDPTMDPFLTTNKELSISTTITTTTVSKIIRGRIPWNKLFGSKERGNILSRLRKPSITPKTSTTVTPTTTPAALSTTTAKSLTEPETLSPSRHTGSKEGSLDDDYGDLSSADFEFTTLRPSFHYLTSTSPSYYSKSATTAETPPESHTLPSPPTVKPPSNENPDEALLSGSGGLADNRLIIRQRPGGTRRQQGRRRRPLRGRRPFKKPAITKFQPTTGALTTTMGTTMEATTLPQRTVSLYKPLYTPSKKEDRTPVVVATAQTSKEETDLYEEFGWSTSSSLKAYTTTKAPLIPSTTFTPTTTFMPITTKVSKTTVQPKVHSNIRPPTQRNTGHATRRPPMRRLRPTVQSSGARESADKGLDTETILTAKQGYTNTPAPYNNIGKHNAISSVYNHLSGNEATRANIAGFEPTTKVMTNKPKIVGGNAASFTVLSNSDAFLPCEAVGNPQPAITWKRFSSTTGSTVTVKGRMGKFEVLSNGTLSIQNANMKDRGQYICLAENDHGSDKLLVTLSVVAYPSRIMEAKMREIKSHAGNTVEMKCKAEGRPTPMISWILANRTQVRGQNTEKGRVSVSAEGTLVIEQVSVYDRGHYKCIASNPAGADTVTVRLQVVAAPPGIVEEKRQQVKAGVSRDMWLPCTGHGSPQPTIHWVLHDGSIVRPYRPARDSRISVYWNGTLHIKDMTPADSGKYECIATSSTGSERRVVTLTVERQESAPQIVETSHRMTVLFFGDQLRLNCSATGDPKPRIIWRLPSKAVVDQWHRMGSRIQVLDNGTLIVSTVSDKDAGDYLCVARNKIGDDLQLMKVSVSMKPAKIEPKLYGKKQVPYGNDFKVDCKASGAPKPEISWGLPDGRVVNSAFQSDASSGGGRARRYTLFDNGTLYLNQVGMSEEGDYTCFAENQVGKDEMHLHITVVTAAPRIRPTSQTYARVKPGGNVRFDCEALGEPKPKILWLLPTNDVIAASNERYLMHVNGSLDIRDVKLINAGEYVCMARNPAGENRKVYKLDIEGNPPVINGYRQNRTVIKDVASKYSRKLIDCKAEGNPKPSITWIMPDNIFLTAPYFGSRINVYHNGTLEIRNVRPTDTAEFICMARNDGGEAVMVVQLEVSSILRRPIFKNPYNERIVSRMGKTTVLNCSADGYPMPEITWTLPNGTRFTGDHHLVKNGTLVIYNPRKEDAGKYRCGAKNLMGYIEKLIIFDVGQKPYILTRPRGIIRSVSGEPLFLHCLSDGSPTPRIYWTIPGGHTLTRPQVLGRYQLLENGTLVVQETTLHDRGNYICRARSDAGEAVLTVPVIIIAYPPRITTGPPPSVRAVTGTPIQLNCAAIGIPKPEITWELPDRSVLSTAEQGRPMGSELLHPQGTLIIQRPKASDSGTYKCLAKNHLGTDSKLAYVHIL; encoded by the exons GTACAACAGTATAACTGTCTTGAGAGAAAATGATCTTTCAGGACTTGAGAACTTAGAGTTGTTGATGCTGCATAGCAACACTATCCACAGTATTGACGACCGAGCCTTCCAAGACCTCAGGTCTTTACAG GTCTTGAAGATGTCCTTTAATAAAGTAAAGGAAATCAAAAAAGAGACGTTCAAGGGCATGGATAGTCTGCTGAGACTCCACATGGACCACAACCACATTGAGTTCATCAGTCCAGAGGCTTTCTATGGCCTAACCAAACTACAGTTGGTCCAACTGGAGGGTAACCACCTCCAGCAGCTCCACCCAGACACATTCATcacactgagacacagccagGTGTTCAAGCTGTCCTCAGTAAGAAACATCCACCTGTCAGACAACCTCCTCACCACGATGCCTGAAAATATCTTCTCAGGCTGCAGCCAGCTAGAGAACCTCTTCCTTCATGGCAACCCATGGACATGTGATTGTCGTATGACGTGGTTCTCAGTGTGGGCACAGAGGAACACAg GTGTGCTGAAATGCAAGCGAGACAGAACATATCCAAGAGGCCAGCTGTGTCCTCTTTGTGAAAATCCTGCCCCTTACCACAACAGACCTCTATCCCTTCTCCCCGGTGTTTCCTTCACTTGTACCAAACCCTGGCTCCAACCCCATCTAAAGCAGAAAAACATCAGCCTGAATGAGGGGGACTTTACTCCAGTTTCCCCCAAGGACTTCGTTGCCCCATTAGGCTCCATACAAATGAAGCTGGCAGACCAGTTTCACAATGATGCCAGTCTGTCCTGCACTGTCCAGAGGCCCTCTGCTTTTGAGAACTTGACACAAAccttggaggaggaggagggaaaaaaTGTCACTCTGCTTACAGCTGGCATCACTGCATATTTGGTGTGTAACATTGACTATGAACACATACAGCAGCTTTGGCAAATCCTGGCTACCTACAGTGACTCTCCCTTGACAATGGAGAGGGGCGTAATGCTGGCCAGAAGCCCAGAAATGGTATACAGGTATAGTCAGATGAAAAcaaaggagggagaggaaggaatTCACACAAACATTGAGGCTGAGATTAAAGCCTCCCCTGCATGGTTGCTGCAGGGAGAGGTGAGCTTCCAGCTTGACCGCACTACTACCACTTTCTCTACTCTGCACATTAAGTACCAGTCTGTGGTCAACCTACGTGTGGAAAACGCATCACCTAAGAAGGACCATTATTCCTGGACCATGATCAAGCGAGATAATCAAACCAAGACTGAGCACACTGTACTTACAG GTGGTGTGGTGCAATTGAGCTGTCAAATCCGGGGTGAGCCAAAGCCTTTGTTGGAGTGGATTTTACCAGATGGAAATAAGGTCAGAGCTCCTTACTCCAGTGAGGACAGGAGGATCATCATTTCTGCTGATGGGAAGCTCACTCTGCGGGGCGCAGATGCTTCAGACACTGGCCTCTACCGGTGCATTACCACAAACTACCTGGATGCAGATATCCTTGTCTTTCGAGTGACCGTTCTGTCCCCTGATGTGGAAGAAGCAGAGGTCAACGGCGTCCAACTCTCAATGCCACTGGGTGAAAAACTGGTTCTTGACTGTAGTTCCTCAGGGAGTCCTGAGGCCTTGGCACAGTGGGTACTCCCTGACCACTCAGTACTGGACAAGTCTCATGGGAACAGGAAAGTGTATGAGAACGGCACCTTGCTGATTCAGGGTCTCACAGCGAGGGACAGAGGATTTTATAGGTGTTTGGTTTCTAATCACCTGGGAGTTGATCTGCTCGTGTCTCAGGTGACAGTGACTGGAGAAACGTCTGAAAAGGTGACAGTTTTGGACAGTGAGGGATCAGGGCTCAAAACGGAGGACAAGGTTGGCCTGAGCTTGACTGAAAACACAGTCACACTCAATGAGATCCCCTCTTCCAGTCCCTCTGACAGAACTAGTCAGGAATCCAGGACCATCACCTCAGATCGACCTTACCCCAGACTCAGGTCACAGGCTGGAGGAGGTAGACTGGGACAGAGAAGGAGGGGGACAGTCGGCAAAAGACGCATCTGGAGTAGTAGGGTGTTTGATAAAGCTTCCAGGAAAGTGGACCCACATAAATTTGCTGAACTAATGAAAAAGGCTCAAGATGGATCAAGAATAAAGACTGGCACAGAGAAAGAGGGTGCAAAATATGAAGACTCAAACACTGGTCTTTCTGGTGATGGGGAAATTGGCTCTGGTGAGGATCATAAGGAAGATCATATCATCATTGTGCCAAAGATAGTTAAACCAACTACAGATAATCCACAGAAAGGTAGAGTATTTGGAGAGAAGAGGCAGCCTGAAACTTCTACAACCACACAGACCAGTCAGGATAGTAATTTAGCAACAATGGGGGCACATCAAACAGTTGGCATAGAATCCACAGTAAGCAATCGCATTGATGTAAGTCaagtgtctgaaaataaaaacacaccaacaacaGAGTCATATATGCAGTCAGATTCTACACCGATGGAgttcacattcacacaccatCCAACAGGAAGGAGTAAAAGTCAAAGTGATGCAGTTACACCATATAACACAGTATCACAAAACGCAGGCCTCTTTAGTTTTGATGAGACCACTGAACTTTATGCTCTGGAAAGAGCTTCCAAGCCAGGCTTAAGCAATCTCCCAGTCACTCTCCAACTTACTGTGACAGACACTTCAGAAGAAACTCAGCTCCAGTTCTCGGGAGAACAACCTGCAGAGTTCGAGACGTCCACTGGGGCGGCTCTATCGTTTACCACAGACCCTCATGTCACTCCAATGAGGGATGGCCCAGGCCCAGTGGAGCTAGTCATTCACACATCCACAGACCCAGAAAGCCAGACGACATACACAGCCGTCGCCGCCACAGAGAGACAGCAAGATGCAATAACCTTCCACACGACCCAGACAATCAAATCCCCACGCCTGACTGCAGGATCCACTATCATCTCCCGGCAGCAGATCCAAATCATCCCACACAAGAACAGCAGAGGAGGGGGCCGCAGGAGGACCTTCCAAGGCCGCAGGAGGATAATTAAGCCCAACAAGATCACCAACATACAGTCCTTGATCAATAAACTTAAACAGCCCTCATCAAAGAAGGAAGGGAATGACACAGTACCTTATAGAATTGAACTGACCACAG actgtgatgaagacaaaaagaagacaGCAACCACTGATCTGCAGATGGTCACACCAACAGCTTCCTCCAGTTCATCTTTACACAGAACAGAGCGACCTGCCTCTACACAAAAAACTGCAGCTTCCACCACAGACTATTACATTACTTCAAATGCCCCCTTCACCCATACAGAGTCTAGGCCAGATGTTTCCAGTGGCTACATGACCTCTGCTGATGCCCCTGAGTTTGACCCTACAATGGATCCATTTTTGACCACAAATAAAGAATTGTCTATCTCCACCACTATCACTACTACAACCGTCTCTAAGATTATCCGTGGAAGAATTCCTTGGAATAAGCTGTTTGGAAGCAAGGAGAGGGGGAATATACTGAGCAGGCTAAGGAAGCCATCCATCACCCCAAAAACCTCAACTACAGTGACCCCAACCACAACCCCTGCTGCTCTGTCCACCACCACCGCAAAGTCCCTTACTGAACCTGAGACCCTGTCCCCGTCCAGACACACAGGAAGCAAAGAGGGCTCATTAGATGATGACTACGGAGACTTGTCCTCTGCAGATTTTGAGTTCACAACATTGCGACCCAGCTTTCACTATCTAACTTCTACCAGTCCATCATATTACTCCAAGTCTGCCACCACTGCTGAAACACCACCAGAATCACATACTCTACCTTCCCCACCTACTGTCAAACCTCCCTCAAATGAAAATCCTGATGAAGCCTTATTATCTGGGTCTGGGGGACTAGCTGATAACAGGTTAATAATCAGACAGAGGCCTGGTGGGACAAGAAGACAGCAAGGGCGGAGAAGAAGGCCCTTAAGGGGCAGGAGACCCTTCAAGAAACCTGCAATCACTAAATTTCAACCTACAACTGGGGCTTTAACTACAACTATGGGAACTACAATGGAGGCAACCACACTACCACAACGGACTGTTTCACTTTATAAGCCACTTTACACACCATctaagaaagaggacagaactCCAGTAGTTGTTGCCACTGCCCAAACATCAAAGGAGGAGACTGACTTATATGAGGAATTTGGCTGGAGCACATCTAGCAGTTTAAAAGCCTATACTACAACCAAGGCACCTTTGATCCCTTCAACCACATTTACCCCCACCACCACATTTATGCCAATTACCACAAAAGTGTCTAAAACAACAGTGCAACCCAAAGTCCACAGCAACATCAGACCACCAACACAGAGGAACACTGGTCACGCCACTCGTAGGCCACCAATGAGGAGACTCAGACCTACCGTGCAGAGCAGTGGTGCCAGAGAAAGTGCAGATAAAGGCCTTGATACGGAGACCATTCTTACTGCTAAGCAGGGATACACTAACACCCCTGCCCCATACAACAACATAGGCAAACACAATGCCATCTCAAGTGTTTATAATCATCTCTCTGGCAATGAAGCTACACGTGCCAATATTGCTGGCTTTGAGCCCACTACAAAGGTCATGACGAACAAACCAAAGATAGTTGGGGGCAATGCAGCCAGCTTCACCGTGTTATCTAACTCCGATGCTTTCCTGCCATGTGAAGCTGTTGGAAACCCTCAGCCAGCTATAACCTGGAAACGATTCTCCTCAACTACAG gAAGCACCGTTACAGTTAAGGGGAGGATGGGCAAGTTTGAGGTGTTGAGCAATGGCACGCTGTCGATCCAGAATGCCAACATGAAGGACCGTGGCCAGTACATCTGTCTAGCTGAGAATGATCATGGATCAGATAAACTTCTTGTCACCCTCTCTGTGGTGGCCTACCCCTCACGCATCATGGAGGCAAAAATGCGGGAGATAAAGTCTCATGCAGGAAACACTGTGGAGATGAAATGTAAAGCAGAGGGTCGGCCCACACCCATGATATCCTGGATCCTGGCCAACCGAACCCAGGTCAGGGGTCAAAACACAGAGAAGGGAAGGGTATCAGTATCTGCTGAGGGGACTCTGGTCATTGAGCAGGTGTCTGTTTATGACAGAGGTCATTACAAATGCATCGCCAGTAATCCCGCTGGAGCTGATACTGTTACAGTCCGACTGCAGGTGGTGGCAGCTCCCCCAGGTATCGTGGAGGAGAAACGGCAACAGGTGAAAGCGGGTGTAAGCCGAGACATGTGGCTACCCTGCACTGGCCACGGCAGTCCTCAGCCTACTATTCACTGGGTCCTCCATGATGGGTCAATAGTACGACCTTACAGACCTGCCAGAGACTCAAGGATATCGGTGTATTGGAATGGAACCCTTCACATTAAGGATATGACTCCAGCAGACAGCGGCAAATATGAATGTATTGCTACCAGCTCTACTGGCTCAGAGAGAAGGGTGGTGACTCTAACTGTAGAGAGGCAAGAGTCTGCACCTCAAATAGTGGAGACATCCCACCGCATGACAGTGTTGTTCTTCGGCGACCAGCTGAGACTAAACTGTTCAGCTACAGGAGACCCTAAACCCAGGATCATCTGGCGGCTGCCCTCTAAAGCTGTGGTGGACCAGTGGCACAG GATGGGCAGCAGAATTCAGGTTCTGGATAACGGTACTCTTATTGTTAGCACTGTGAGTGATAAAGATGCAGGAGACTATCTCTGTGTGGCACGAAACAAAATTGGTGATGATCTCCAACTCATGAAGGTCAGCGTGTCAATGAAGCCAGCCAAGATAGAGCCGAAGCTCTATGGGAAGAAGCAGGTACCTTACGGTAATGACTTTAAGGTCGACTGTAAAGCGTCAGGAGCACCAAAGCCAGAGATCTCCTGGGGTCTACCAGACGGTAGAGTTGTCAACAGCGCTTTTCAGTCTGATGCCAGCAGTGGAGGAGGACGAGCACGACGCTATACACTTTTTGACAATGGAACGCTCTACTTAAACCAG gttggaatGTCCGAGGAAGGGGACTACACCTGCTTTGCTGAGAACCAGGTGGGCAAGGATGAGATGCATTTACATATCACTGTGGTGACCGCTGCCCCCAGGATACGTCCAACCAGCCAGACATATGCCAGGGTGAAGCCTGGAGGGAACGTCCGCTTTGACTGTGAAGCACTTGGGGAGCCCAAACCCAAGATCCTGTGGTTGCTGCCCACCAACGATGTCATTGCAGCATCTAATGAACGCTACCTAATGCATGTCAATGGCTCCCTGGATATCAGGGATGTGAAGCTTATCAATGCTGGGGAGTATGTTTGCATGGCTCGAAACCCTGCTGGAGAAAATAGAAAAGTCTACAAGCTTGATATAGAAGGGAATCCACCAGTGATCAATGGTTACCGGCAGAACAGGACTGTAATCAAAGATGTAGCTTCTAAATACTCCAGGAAATTAATAGACTGTAAAGCTGAGGGCAATCCCAAGCCTAGCATCACTTGGATTATGCCGGATAACATCTTTCTGACAGCACCATACTTTGGCAGCAGGATTAATGTCTACCACAATGGGACATTAGAGATTCGTAACGTGCGGCCAACTGATACAGCCGAGTTCATCTGCATGGCGAGGAATGATGGAGGAGAAGCAGTAATGGTGGTGCAGCTCGAGGTGAGCAGTATACTACGAAGGCCGATCTTCAAGAACCCCTATAACGAACGTATTGTGTCTCGGATGGGGAAAACCACAGTTCTGAACTGCTCTGCTGATGGATACCCAATGCCAGAGATCACTTGGACTTTGCCTAACGGAACACGGTTTACTGGTGACCACCACCTAGTTAAGAATGGGACTTTAGTCATCTACAACCCTCGCAAAGAAGATGCTGGGAAGTACCGCTGTGGTGCCAAGAATTTAATGGGCTACATAGAGAAGCTAATCATTTTTGATGTCGGGCAGAAGCCTTACATCCTGACAAGGCCTAGGGGCATCATACGCAGTGTGTCTGGAGAACCTCTCTTCCTTCATTGTCTATCTGATGGAAGTCCCACACCCAGAATCTACTGGACCATTCCTGGTGGTCACACTCTTACTCGGCCTCAAGTCCTCGGGCGCTACCAGTTGCTAGAGAATGGTACTTTGGTTGTTCAGGAGACAACTCTCCACGACCGAGGGAACTACATCTGCAGGGCTCGGAGCGATGCCGGGGAGGCTGTGCTAACTGTCCCTGTTATTATCATCGCCTACCCTCCACGGATCACAACAGGGCCACCTCCCAGTGTGAGGGCAGTGACCGGGACACCTATCCAGCTCAATTGCGCTGCCATTGGGATCCCCAAGCCAGAGATCACCTGGGAGTTGCCCGATCGTTCAGTTCTGTCAACGGCGGAACAGGGCCGACCTATGGGTAGCGAACTGCTCCACCCTCAGGGCACACTTATCATTCAGCGGCCCAAAGCCTCTGACTCTGGCACATACAAGTGCCTGGCCAAGAACCACCTGGGTACAGACTCAAAGCTCGCATATGTACATATATTGTGA